The genomic stretch TGATGCGCGCCCTGTGGGAGCGAGCCTGCTCGCGATGCAGGCGACCAGGTCTAAAGCCCCGCAATAAGCTCTTGATAATCCCCCACCGCGGCAAACTCGGCAGTGTCCTTGGGCCCTTTGCGGCTATCCGGCACGCTGACGGCCAGTAGATGCGCCACACCAAAATCCCGCGCACTGCGCAGGATCGGCAAGGTGTCATCGATGAACAGGCTGCGGCTTGGGTCGAAGCCGATGTCGGCCTGCAACGCATCCCAGAACTGTCGGCTCTCCTTGGGGAAGCCATAGTCGTGGGAGCTGATCAAACGCTCGAAGTAGGGCGCCAGCTCGATCCTTTCCAGTTTCAGCGACAGCGAATCGCGGTGGGCGTTGGTAATCAGGATGACCCGCTTGCCGGCCTGCTTGATCGCCGCCAGAAAGGTATCGGCATCCGGGCGCAGGGCGATCAGGTGAGCGGTTTCCAGCTTCAACTCGCGCACGGGCAAGCGCAGTTCACTGCTCCAGAAATCCAGGCAATACCATTGCAACTGACCGGCGTTGCGCTCGAACAACGGCTGCATTTCCAGCTCGGCCATGGCCCGGCTGATGCCGTGCAATTCGGCGTAGCGCTGGGGCAGGTGTTCCATCCAGAAATGGTTGTCGTAGTGCAGGTCCAGCAGCGTGCCGTCCATATCCAGCAGAACGGTATCGATGTCGCGCCAGGGCAGTGTGGGCATTGCAGGCTTCTCCAGCGGGAAACAGATATCCGGCATAAACAATCAGGAAAGGCCGGGTATAGTAACCCGTTCACGCCAAGGAGCCGCTATGCGCCAAAAACCCGAAGTCCTAGCCCGCGAGATCGTCGCCACCAGCCGCCTGTTTTGCGTGGAAGAGGTGCAACTGCGTTTCTCCAATGGCGTGGAGCGCACCTATGAGCGATTGGTCGGCAAGGGCGCCGGGTATGGCGCAGTGATGATTGTGGCGATGCTCGATGCCGACCATGCAGTACTGGTCGAAGAGTATTGCGGTGGTACCGATGCCTATGAGATGTCGTTGCCCAAGGGCCTGATCGAGCCGGGCGAGGATGTGCTGGCCGCTGCCGAGCGCGAGCTCAAGGAGGAGGCCGGTTTTGGCGCGCGGCAACTGGAGCACCTGACCGAGCTGTCGCTGTCGCCGGGTTACATGAGCCAGAAAATCCAGGTGGTGCTGGCCACCGAGCTCTATGAAGAGCGCCTGGAAGGGGACGAGCCGGAGCCGATGCGGGTTGATCGGGTCAATCTGCGCGAGCTGGCAGCGCTGGCGCAAAACCCGCAGTTCACCGAAGGCCGGGCCTTGGCGGCGCTGTACCTGGCCCGCGACCTGCTGACCCAGCGCGGAGCGTTCCAGCCATGAGGGATTTACCCCAGGCACACCCGTTGCTGGCGTCGGTGGTCGAGCTGGCGCTGCAGGCTGGCGAGGCGATCCTGCCGTTCTGGCGCACCGGTACCGAGGTGATGACCAAGACCGACGATTCGCCGGTCACCGCCGCCGACCTGGCGGCGCACCATGTGATTCTCGCGGGCCTGACGGCGCTTGATCCGAGCATCCCGGTGCTCTCGGAAGAAGACGCCAATATCCCGCAAGCCGTGCGTGCTGGCTGGCAGCGCTGGTGGCTGGTGGACCCGCTGGACGGCACCAAGGAGTTCATCGCCGGCAGTGAAGAATTCACCGTCAACATCGCGCTGATCGAGCAGGGGAGCGTGGTGTTTGGGGTGGTGTCGATGCCGACCAATGGCCGCTGCTATTTCGGCGGTGCGGGGCTCGGCGCCTGGCGCGCCGACAAAGACAGCGCCGCGCTACCGATCCAGGTCCGCCAGGCGCCGGGGGCAGGCGAAGCCTTTACCGTGGTTGCCAGCCGCCGCCATTCCAGTCCGGAACAAGAGCGTTTGCTGGCGGGCTTGAGTGCCAGCCTGGGTGAGTTGCAGTTGGCGAATATCGGCAGCTCGCTGAAGTTCTGCCTGCTGGCCGAAGGCGCGGCGGATTGTTACCCGCGATTGGCGCCAACGTCCCAGTGGGATACCGCGGCAGCGCAAGGCGTGCTCGAAGGCGCGGGCGGCGAAGTGCTGGAACTGAGCGGTGTGCCCTTCACCTACCCAGCCCGGGAATCCTTACTCAACAGCTTCTTCCTGGCCTTGCCGGCCAAGGCCTCGTGGCGGCAAAAGCTGCTGGAACTGGCTCGGGCCTGAACCAGCGCCACTGCTCATGTTCTTCAGCGATGCAACACATATTGCCCGCTGAAGGTCACCGCATCGTCATTGCTGTCGGCGTTGACGATGCGCGTTTGCAGGGTCAGGCGAGCCCGGCCATAACGCTGGTACATGGCCAGGAACTTGTTCCACACCGCCGCACTCGGTGCCGCGCAAATGGCAATCCCGTCGGTGGTCACCGGCAGCGGATAGCTGATGTGCCCTTCCTGGATCACGATGTGCCCGTCCTCGATGCCGGCTTCGCGCAGGCGCAGGTGCAACCAGCCCCAGCCGGCCAGCACGGCGGCGCAGTACAGGCTGCCACCGAACATGGTGCTCTTGTGGTTGACGTTGGCTGCCAGCGGTAGCTGCAGGCGCAACTGCCCGGACTGCCAGTCGAGCACCTTGAGGCCCATGTCCCGCGTCAGGGGGATGTCGTGGTGCAGGATCGATTCCAGGTAACGACTGTCGTGGTTCATGCGTGGGCCTCATGGTGGGTTGCCGGGATGACAGCTGGCGGGCTGTGGCTCAATCGAGCTCCTCGCCGCTGTTGTGGGCGCCGGCGGCGTCGGCGAAGTTCAGGCCGTGTTTGCGCAGTTTGTCATGCAGGGTCTTGCGCGGCACCCCCAGGGCTTCGGCGACGCTGCGCAGGGAGCTGTGGGAGCGTGCCAGTTCGGCGGCGATCAGGTTCTTCTCGAAACTTTCCACCTGCTCGCTGAGGTTGCCGCTGGGTTCGGCAGTCAGCGACACGGGACTGCCATCGTCGGCAGTGGAGTCGAGCGCCAGTTCCAGGCCGAGGGCAAAACGTTCGGCGGCATTCTGCAGCTCGCGCACATTGCCCGGCCAGCGATGGCGCAGCAGCAACGCACGTTGCCCCGGGAGCAATTCGTGGGGCGCCAGGCCATGGCGTTCGCTGGCTTCATCGGCAAAGTGCTGGAACATCATCAGAGCATCTTCGCCGCGTTCGCGCAGGGGTGGAATGCGCAGGGGTGCGACGTTCAGGCGGTAGTACAGGTCGGCGCGAAAGCGCCCCTGGTCGGCCGATTGGCGCAGGTCTTCCTTGGTCGCGGCAATGATGCGGATGTCCAGCGGGATCAACTGATTGCCCCCCAGCCGCTCTACTACCCGCTCTTGCAGCAGACGCAGGAGCTTGACCTGCACGTCCAGGCTCATGCTCTCGATTTCATCGAGGAACAGCGTGCCGCCGTTGGCGAATTCGAACTTGCCGATGCGTCGTTTCTGCGCCCCGGTGAACGCCCCCGGTTCGTGGCCAAACAGTTCGCTTTCGACCACCGACTCGGCCAATGCACCGGCGTTGATCGCGACGAAGGGGCCGTTGCGGCGGTTCGACAAGTCGTGCAGGGCGCGGGCCACCACTTCCTTGCCGGCGCCGGTCTCGCCGAGGATCAGCACATCGGCCTTGGTCGGGGCCAGCGCGCCGATCTGCTCGCGCAGGCGCAGCATCGACGGCGAGTGACCGATCAACCGCGTGCTCAGTTCATTCCGATCGCTCAGGGCCAGGCGCAGGCTGCGGTTTTCCAAGACCAGGCGGCGCAGGGCCAGGGCCCGGCGCACGCTGTCGAGCAGGGCATCGCTGGCGAAGGGTTTTTCGAGGAAGTCATAGGCACCGGCGCGCATCGCCTGCACCGCCAAAGGCACGTCGCCGTGACCGGTAATCAGCAAGACCGGCAGCTCCGGGTCCTGGGCGTGCAGTTCGGCCAACAGCTCCAGGCCGTCCATGCCGGGCATGCGTATGTCGCTGACCACCACGCCGGGCCAGTCGC from Pseudomonas sp. S04 encodes the following:
- the yrfG gene encoding GMP/IMP nucleotidase, coding for MPTLPWRDIDTVLLDMDGTLLDLHYDNHFWMEHLPQRYAELHGISRAMAELEMQPLFERNAGQLQWYCLDFWSSELRLPVRELKLETAHLIALRPDADTFLAAIKQAGKRVILITNAHRDSLSLKLERIELAPYFERLISSHDYGFPKESRQFWDALQADIGFDPSRSLFIDDTLPILRSARDFGVAHLLAVSVPDSRKGPKDTAEFAAVGDYQELIAGL
- a CDS encoding sigma-54-dependent transcriptional regulator yields the protein MSNLIDNRIEVVLIDDDPHLRQALSQTLDLAGLKILPLAQAQGLAARLERDWPGVVVSDIRMPGMDGLELLAELHAQDPELPVLLITGHGDVPLAVQAMRAGAYDFLEKPFASDALLDSVRRALALRRLVLENRSLRLALSDRNELSTRLIGHSPSMLRLREQIGALAPTKADVLILGETGAGKEVVARALHDLSNRRNGPFVAINAGALAESVVESELFGHEPGAFTGAQKRRIGKFEFANGGTLFLDEIESMSLDVQVKLLRLLQERVVERLGGNQLIPLDIRIIAATKEDLRQSADQGRFRADLYYRLNVAPLRIPPLRERGEDALMMFQHFADEASERHGLAPHELLPGQRALLLRHRWPGNVRELQNAAERFALGLELALDSTADDGSPVSLTAEPSGNLSEQVESFEKNLIAAELARSHSSLRSVAEALGVPRKTLHDKLRKHGLNFADAAGAHNSGEELD
- a CDS encoding YiiD C-terminal domain-containing protein encodes the protein MNHDSRYLESILHHDIPLTRDMGLKVLDWQSGQLRLQLPLAANVNHKSTMFGGSLYCAAVLAGWGWLHLRLREAGIEDGHIVIQEGHISYPLPVTTDGIAICAAPSAAVWNKFLAMYQRYGRARLTLQTRIVNADSNDDAVTFSGQYVLHR
- the cysQ gene encoding 3'(2'),5'-bisphosphate nucleotidase CysQ codes for the protein MRDLPQAHPLLASVVELALQAGEAILPFWRTGTEVMTKTDDSPVTAADLAAHHVILAGLTALDPSIPVLSEEDANIPQAVRAGWQRWWLVDPLDGTKEFIAGSEEFTVNIALIEQGSVVFGVVSMPTNGRCYFGGAGLGAWRADKDSAALPIQVRQAPGAGEAFTVVASRRHSSPEQERLLAGLSASLGELQLANIGSSLKFCLLAEGAADCYPRLAPTSQWDTAAAQGVLEGAGGEVLELSGVPFTYPARESLLNSFFLALPAKASWRQKLLELARA
- the nudE gene encoding ADP compounds hydrolase NudE, with the protein product MRQKPEVLAREIVATSRLFCVEEVQLRFSNGVERTYERLVGKGAGYGAVMIVAMLDADHAVLVEEYCGGTDAYEMSLPKGLIEPGEDVLAAAERELKEEAGFGARQLEHLTELSLSPGYMSQKIQVVLATELYEERLEGDEPEPMRVDRVNLRELAALAQNPQFTEGRALAALYLARDLLTQRGAFQP